One segment of Panicum virgatum strain AP13 chromosome 3K, P.virgatum_v5, whole genome shotgun sequence DNA contains the following:
- the LOC120700767 gene encoding uncharacterized protein LOC120700767 encodes MAALLPPLMMEHSTLRASPEHPHVESAAGPHPTTPRPCTCLLPQPTDAASRRALSLSPVAASASTATADSRHAALVDGGQASRLSSSWRSGCGTGSAAAARLGARPAGSWEDDTDAAHAPAAAQSPSPSPLLSPPPPVRPPPGSDDVAAIATAQSSQSKTSMGQMGNRTNSVRGLKPKHQTPQLIVIANPFQDHQGPQPSFPPCTTSFLFQGLICQLG; translated from the exons ATGGCGGCTCTGCTCCCACCCTTGATGATGGAGCATAGCACGTTGCGCGCGTCTCCGGAGCACCCCCATGTGGAGTCGGCGGCGGGCC CACACCCCACCACGCCCCGTCCGTGCACCTGCCTCCTCCCCCAACCCACGgacgccgcctcccgccgcgcccTTTCCCTCTCCCCCGTAGCTGCCTCCGCTTCCACCGCCACTGCCGATTCTCGCCACGCGGCGCTGGTAGACGGCGGCCAGGCGTCGCGGCTCTCCTCGTCGTGGAGAAGCGGGTGCGGGaccgggagcgccgccgcggcacgcttGGGGGCCCGGCCGGCGGGTTCCTGGGAGGACGACACGGACGCCGCCCAcgcaccggccgccgcgcagtcaccctcgccctcgcccctgTTGTCGCCTCCGCCACCAGTGCGCCCGCCTCCTGGCTCCGACGACGTCGCCGCCATTGCCACG GCTCAGTCATCACAATCCAAAACTTCGATGGGCCAAATGGGCAACAGAACTAATTCTGTGCGTGGCCTTAAACCAAAGCATCAGACGCCACAGCTGATCGTTATTGCAAACCCATTTCAGGATCATCAGGGCCCCCAGCCGTCGTTCCCTCCTTGTACTACCTCCTTTCTGTTCCAGGGATTGATTTGTCAGCTGGGTTAG
- the LOC120698692 gene encoding transcription factor MYBC1-like: MREEEEPSWFARCEEQLPRPDELMPLSQTLITPDLAVAFDIQTPGGGGAGGGAGGGGAGGGAGGLDMNGGGGASSAAGSSGGGGGGGAGDEPARTLKRPRLVWTPQLHKRFVDAVAHLGIKNAVPKTIMQLMSVDGLTRENVASHLQKYRLYLKRMQGLGGGGGGGAGGSHSSGSVTDPATEHLFATGPVPFLPPGHRAPPAAAAADPYPPFAPMGSAHHHHHAPQIGHFHHPAARPLGHYGPTGAGFDHGFLSRTVGAGAPPVGPPGMHHHRMMAPAPFADDMDLGSRGGPGAGGRRELTLFPTSGDH; the protein is encoded by the coding sequence atgagggaggaggaggagcccagCTGGTTCGCGCGCTGCGAGGAGCAGCTGCCGCGGCCGGACGAGCTGATGCCGCTCTCGCAGACGCTCATCACGCCCGATCTCGCCGTCGCCTTCGACATCCAgacgcccggcggcggcggggcggggggcggcgcggggggaggcggggccggcggcggcgcgggcggcctggacatgaacggcggcggcggcgcgtcgtcgGCCGCgggctccagcggcggcggcggcgggggcggcgccggcgacgagccggCCCGGACGCTCAAGCGCCCGCGCCTCGTGTGGACGCCGCAGCTGCACAAGCGCTTCGTCGACGCCGTCGCCCACCTCGGCATCAAGAACGCCGTGCCCAAGACCATAATGCAGCTCATGAGCGTCGACGGCCTCACGCGCGAGAACGTCGCCTCCCACCTCCAGAAGTACCGCCTCTACCTCAAGCGCATgcaggggctcggcggcggcggcggcggcggcgcggggggcaGCCACTCCTCCGGCTCCGTCACCGACCCCGCCACCGAGCACCTCTTCGCCACGGGGcccgtccccttcctcccgcccggccaccgcgcgccccccgccgccgccgccgccgacccgtaCCCGCCCTTCGCGCCCATGGGCTccgcgcaccaccaccaccacgcgccGCAGATCGGCCACTTCCACCaccccgccgcccggccgctcGGCCACTACGGCCCCACCGGCGCCGGCTTCGACCACGGCTTCCTCAGCCGCacggtcggcgccggcgcgccgcccgtcgGCCCGCCCGGGATGCACCACCACCGCATGATGGCGCCCGCCCCCTTCGCCGACGACATGGACCTCGGATCCCGAggcggccccggcgccggcggccgccgcgagcTGACGCTGTTCCCGACTTCCGGGGACCACTGA
- the LOC120700768 gene encoding uncharacterized protein LOC120700768 — protein sequence MLEALVSAKDWLTIVQDKDKDKDDEVKLLGWCRAKCATGGISWTGGGLTDGIRYVITITPFASPWNRGSVDMNKPPEMISGNMTAAMCVYSRLFMRYMENKEPEAQQ from the exons ATGTTGGAGGCTTTAGTTAGTGCGAAAGATTGGCTCACTATAGTCCAAGATAAAGATAAGGATAAGGACGATGAAG TGAAGTTGCTGGGTTGGTGCAGGGCAAAATGTGCCACAGGTGGAATCAGCTGGACCGGTGGGGGCTTAACCGATGGAATTAGGTATGTTATAACTATAACTCCATTTGCATCTCCCTGGAACAGG GGTTCGGTTGACATGAACAAACCTCCTGAAATGATATCTGGCAATATGACAGCAg CCATGTGCGTCTATTCAAGACTCTTTATGAG GTATATGGAGAACAAAGAACCGGAGGCTCAGCAGTAA
- the LOC120698693 gene encoding uncharacterized protein LOC120698693, with the protein MSSSTPAAAASPPPAAAADEGARAVEAVPVDERVASHVDPFLVEALDNPRHRLMVLRMELDVQKFMQNPQLQEFDFQNFPTSYLRCAAHRVAQHYGLETTVADSLVDGSVTKIVARKTPESRYPPIALSEVPSKQARNDHEAAEKLKFVIYQRPKAFQNGTADAGNKNAAPKTVEERIEEYNKARARIFSGSISADTDAATALGTLSTGRDEPVNVEPSADEIKVSTMNNRSRVAVFKDTEKDRSDPDYDRNYKRYVSCPVPDFNLSPGSYNFVVPQFMQYGVSYVQSPGMSTNQPTVFFGQPDLSMGSSSGAAVYPHWPTPAMMYPHCYDNAGPMISQVPLYQSFNHG; encoded by the exons ATGAGCTCCTCCACCCCAGCCGCagcagcgtcgccgccgcccgcagccgcGGCCGACGAGGGCGCGCGGGCGGTGGAGGCGGTGCCCGTCGACGAGAGGGTCGCCTCCCACGTGGACCCGTTCCTCGTCGAGGCGCTCGACAACCCTCGCCACCGCCTCATGG TTTTACGGATGGAACTGGATGTACAGAAATTTATGCAGAACCCTCAGCTGCAAGAATTTGATTTCCAGAACTTTCCTACTTCATACCTTCGCTGTGCTGCTCATCGTGTCGCACAACATTATGGCCTAGAGACTACAGTAGCAGATAGTTTAGTAGATGGTTCAGTTACCAAGATAGTTGCAAGAAAAACACCAGAAAGCAGATACCCTCCTATTGCTTTATCAGAAGTTCCCAGCAAACAAGCAAGAAATGACCATGAAGCAGCAGAGAAGCTTAAGTTTGTCATCTATCAAAGGCCCAAAGCATTCCAAAATGGCACAGCTGATGCTGGAAACAAGAATGCTGCACCTAAAACTGTTGAAGAGAGGATAGAGGAATATAATAAAGCGCGAGCACGCATCTTCAGTGGTTCCATTTCTGCAGATACTGATGCTGCAACTGCTTTGGGAACTCTTTCCACTGGCAGAGATGAGCCAGTGAATGTTGAGCCTTCTGCTGATGAGATCAAAGTCAGCACAATGAACAACCGTTCTAGGGTCGCAGTTTTCAAGGATACTGAAAAAGATCGTAGTGACCCTGACTATGATCGAAATTACAAGAG GTATGTTAGTTGCCCAGTGCCTGACTTCAACCTGAGCCCAGGTTCCTACAACTTCGTTGTGCCTCAGTTTATGCAGTATGGTGTTAGTTATGTGCAATCTCCTGGCATGTCCACGAACCAGCCTACTGTGTTCTTTGGCCAACCTGATCTATCGATGGGGTCATCTTCTGGAGCCGCTGTTTACCCACACTGGCCAACCCCAGCAATGATGTATCCCCATTGCTATGACAATGCTGGACCCATGATTTCTCAG GTTCCACTGTACCAATCCTTCAACCATGGTTAA